A DNA window from Pseudomonas sp. GD03919 contains the following coding sequences:
- the acnB gene encoding bifunctional aconitate hydratase 2/2-methylisocitrate dehydratase, which yields MLEAYRKHVAERAAQGIVPQPLNAEQTAGLVELLKNPPAGEEEFLLDLITNRVPPGVDEAAYVKAGFLSAVAKGEATSPLISKQRAVELLGTMQGGYNIATLVELLDDATLGAVAAEQLKHTLLMFDAFHDVAEKAKAGNANAKAVLQSWADGEWFTAKPAIAEKYSLAVFKVPGETNTDDLSPAPDAWSRPDIPLHALAMLKMARDGIVPDQQGVIGPLKQIEEIKAKGFPVAYVGDVVGTGSSRKSATNSVLWFFGNDIPYVPNKRAGGFCFGTKIAPIFYNTMEDAGALPIEFDVSNINMGDVIDVYPYAGKVCKHGTDEVITTFELKTPVLLDEVRAGGRIPLIVGRGLTEKARAELGLGSSDLFKKPEQPADSGKGFTLAQKMVGKACGVEGVRPGTYCEPKMTTVGSQDTTGPMTRDELKDLACLGFSADLVMQSFCHTAAYPKPIDVTTHHTLPDFIRTRGGVSLRPGDGIIHSWLNRMLLPDTVGTGGDSHTRFPIGISFPAGSGLVAFAAATGVMPLDMPESVLVRFKGKMQPGITLRDLVHAIPYYAIQKGLLTVEKKGKKNIFSGRILEIEGLDNLTVEQAFELSDASAERSAAGCTIKLPESAIAEYLKSNITLLRWMISEGYGDARTLERRAQAMEAWLANPVLMEADKDAEYAEVIEIDLAELKEPVLCAPNDPDDARLLSTVAGDKIDEVFIGSCMTNIGHFRAAGKLLDKVKGGIPTRLWLSPPTKMDAHQLTEEGYYGIYGKAGARMEMPGCSLCMGNQARVAANSTVVSTSTRNFPNRLGDGANVYLASAELAAVASILGKLPTVEEYMAYAKDIDSMAGDIYRYLSFDQIADFREAAANAKIPVVQA from the coding sequence GTGCTTGAAGCCTATCGCAAACACGTAGCAGAGCGTGCCGCTCAGGGTATCGTGCCCCAGCCGCTGAACGCCGAACAAACCGCAGGCCTGGTCGAGCTGCTGAAAAACCCGCCGGCTGGCGAAGAAGAATTCCTGCTGGATCTGATCACCAACCGCGTACCGCCAGGTGTTGACGAAGCTGCCTACGTCAAGGCCGGTTTTCTCTCTGCCGTTGCCAAGGGCGAAGCCACTTCCCCGCTGATCAGCAAGCAACGCGCCGTCGAGCTGCTGGGCACCATGCAGGGCGGCTACAACATCGCGACCCTGGTCGAACTGCTGGACGACGCCACCTTGGGCGCCGTTGCCGCCGAGCAACTCAAGCACACCCTGCTGATGTTCGACGCCTTCCACGATGTCGCCGAGAAAGCCAAGGCTGGCAATGCCAACGCCAAGGCCGTGCTGCAGTCCTGGGCCGACGGCGAGTGGTTCACCGCCAAGCCAGCCATCGCCGAGAAATACAGCCTGGCTGTGTTCAAGGTGCCTGGCGAAACCAACACCGACGACCTGTCCCCTGCCCCGGACGCCTGGTCGCGCCCTGACATCCCGCTGCACGCCCTGGCCATGCTGAAAATGGCCCGCGACGGCATCGTCCCTGATCAGCAAGGCGTCATCGGCCCGCTGAAGCAGATCGAAGAGATCAAGGCCAAGGGCTTCCCGGTCGCCTACGTCGGTGACGTGGTCGGTACCGGTTCTTCGCGTAAGTCAGCCACCAACTCGGTGCTGTGGTTCTTCGGTAACGACATTCCGTACGTTCCGAACAAGCGCGCTGGCGGCTTCTGCTTCGGCACCAAGATCGCCCCGATCTTCTACAACACCATGGAAGACGCCGGTGCCCTGCCGATCGAGTTCGACGTGTCGAACATCAACATGGGCGACGTGATCGACGTTTACCCGTACGCCGGCAAGGTCTGCAAGCACGGCACCGACGAAGTCATCACCACCTTCGAACTGAAGACCCCGGTGCTGCTCGACGAAGTTCGCGCTGGCGGCCGTATCCCGCTGATCGTCGGCCGCGGCCTGACCGAGAAGGCGCGCGCCGAACTGGGCCTGGGCTCCTCCGACCTGTTCAAGAAGCCGGAGCAGCCGGCTGACAGCGGCAAGGGCTTCACCCTGGCGCAGAAGATGGTCGGCAAGGCCTGCGGCGTCGAAGGGGTGCGCCCGGGCACCTACTGCGAACCGAAGATGACCACCGTCGGCTCCCAGGACACCACCGGCCCGATGACCCGCGACGAGCTGAAAGACCTGGCTTGCCTGGGCTTCTCCGCCGACCTGGTGATGCAGTCCTTCTGCCACACCGCTGCCTATCCGAAGCCGATCGACGTCACCACCCACCACACCCTGCCGGATTTCATCCGCACCCGTGGCGGCGTGTCCCTGCGCCCGGGCGACGGCATCATCCACAGCTGGCTGAACCGCATGCTGCTGCCGGATACCGTCGGCACCGGTGGCGACTCGCACACCCGCTTCCCGATCGGCATTTCCTTCCCGGCCGGTTCCGGCCTGGTGGCCTTCGCCGCCGCCACCGGCGTCATGCCGCTGGACATGCCGGAATCGGTTCTGGTGCGTTTCAAGGGCAAGATGCAACCGGGTATCACCCTGCGTGACCTGGTTCATGCCATCCCCTACTACGCCATCCAGAAAGGCCTGCTGACCGTCGAGAAGAAAGGCAAGAAGAACATCTTCTCCGGCCGCATCCTCGAGATCGAAGGTCTGGACAACCTGACCGTCGAGCAGGCATTCGAGCTGTCCGACGCCTCCGCCGAGCGTTCGGCTGCCGGCTGCACCATCAAACTGCCGGAATCGGCCATCGCCGAGTACCTGAAGTCCAACATCACCCTGCTGCGCTGGATGATCAGCGAAGGCTACGGCGATGCCCGCACCCTGGAGCGTCGTGCCCAGGCCATGGAAGCATGGCTGGCCAACCCGGTGCTGATGGAAGCCGACAAGGACGCCGAGTACGCCGAAGTCATCGAAATCGACCTCGCCGAGCTCAAGGAGCCGGTGCTGTGCGCCCCGAATGACCCGGACGACGCCCGTCTGCTGTCCACCGTGGCCGGCGACAAGATCGACGAAGTGTTCATCGGTTCGTGCATGACCAACATCGGTCACTTCCGCGCGGCCGGCAAGCTGCTGGACAAGGTCAAGGGCGGCATCCCGACTCGTCTGTGGCTGTCGCCGCCGACCAAGATGGATGCTCACCAGCTGACCGAGGAAGGCTACTACGGCATCTACGGCAAGGCCGGTGCACGCATGGAGATGCCGGGCTGCTCCCTGTGCATGGGTAACCAGGCACGTGTGGCTGCCAACTCCACCGTGGTCTCGACCTCCACCCGTAACTTCCCGAACCGTCTGGGCGATGGCGCCAACGTGTACCTGGCCTCTGCCGAACTGGCAGCGGTCGCCTCGATTCTCGGCAAGCTGCCGACCGTTGAGGAGTACATGGCCTACGCGAAGGATATCGACAGCATGGCTGGCGACATCTACCGCTACCTGAGCTTCGACCAGATCGCCGACTTCCGTGAAGCTGCGGCCAACGCCAAGATCCCGGTCGTTCAGGCCTGA
- a CDS encoding CmpA/NrtA family ABC transporter substrate-binding protein, which produces MSEHDSTRDDALSWVWGSTAPEKSVLNIGFMALSDSASVIVAATQGFAEKYGLSIRLHRQSSWAGLRDRLLSGELDAAHSLYGLIYGVQLGLGVGSATDMAVLMGLNQNGQSINLSHTLQAAGVTSGEALRQHAHQNKARLTFAQTFPTGTHAMWLYYWLASQGIHPLRDVDSVVVPPPQMIEHLKAERIDGFCVGEPWTAKAVDEQLGCTLTTIQAIWPDHPEKVLGCTRAFAEQNPNTARALIMAVLEAARFIDESEENKRSTAQLLSGSEYVDAPLSAITPRFLGQYQDGLGHAWLDEHPLRFHAGGLVNQPYLSDGMWFMTQFRRWGLLRSDPDYLGVARQVQQLTLYREAATALGIAVPGEMRSSILQDGSCWDGSDPAAYARSFHLHALAESPAVAL; this is translated from the coding sequence ATGAGCGAACATGACAGCACTCGCGACGACGCCCTGAGCTGGGTATGGGGCAGCACCGCGCCAGAGAAGAGCGTGCTGAACATCGGTTTCATGGCCCTGAGCGACTCCGCCTCGGTGATCGTCGCCGCCACGCAGGGCTTTGCCGAGAAGTACGGGCTCAGCATCAGACTGCATCGCCAGTCATCCTGGGCCGGCCTGCGTGACCGCCTGCTCAGTGGCGAGCTGGATGCCGCACACAGCCTTTACGGGCTGATCTATGGCGTACAGCTGGGTCTCGGCGTCGGTTCGGCCACCGACATGGCCGTGCTCATGGGGCTGAACCAGAACGGCCAGAGCATCAATCTCTCGCACACTTTACAAGCGGCCGGCGTGACCAGTGGCGAAGCACTGCGCCAGCACGCGCACCAAAACAAAGCACGCCTTACCTTCGCCCAGACCTTCCCCACTGGCACCCATGCCATGTGGCTCTATTACTGGCTGGCCAGCCAGGGCATCCACCCGCTGCGCGACGTCGACAGCGTGGTGGTGCCGCCGCCGCAGATGATCGAACACCTGAAAGCCGAGCGTATAGACGGCTTCTGCGTCGGCGAGCCCTGGACCGCCAAGGCCGTCGATGAGCAACTCGGCTGCACCCTGACCACCATCCAGGCGATCTGGCCGGATCATCCGGAAAAGGTGCTGGGTTGCACCCGTGCCTTCGCCGAGCAGAACCCCAACACCGCCCGCGCGCTGATCATGGCGGTGCTCGAAGCGGCGCGGTTCATCGACGAAAGCGAAGAGAACAAGCGCAGCACCGCGCAACTGCTCAGTGGCAGCGAGTATGTCGACGCCCCGCTCTCGGCGATCACCCCACGCTTTCTCGGCCAGTACCAGGATGGCCTGGGCCACGCCTGGTTGGACGAGCACCCACTGCGCTTTCACGCCGGCGGCCTGGTCAATCAGCCCTACCTGTCCGATGGCATGTGGTTCATGACCCAGTTCCGCCGCTGGGGCCTGCTGCGCAGCGATCCCGACTATTTGGGAGTGGCCCGCCAGGTCCAGCAACTGACGCTGTATCGTGAGGCTGCCACGGCCCTGGGTATCGCCGTACCGGGTGAAATGCGCAGCTCCATTCTGCAGGACGGCAGTTGCTGGGACGGCAGCGACCCCGCAGCCTATGCCCGCAGCTTCCACCTGCACGCCCTGGCCGAAAGCCCGGCTGTCGCCCTGTAA
- a CDS encoding ANTAR domain-containing response regulator, giving the protein MLRILLINDTPKKVGRLKSALIEAGFEVIDESGLTIDLPERVEAVRPDVILIDTESPGRDVMEQVVLVSRDQPRPIVMFTDEHDPGVMRQAIQSGVSAYIVEGIHAQRLQPILDVAMARFESDQALRAQLQARDAQLAERKRVELAKGLLMKMKSCNEEEAYTLMRRQAMSRQQKLIQVAEQIIAMHDMLGS; this is encoded by the coding sequence ATGCTGCGTATCCTGCTGATCAACGACACTCCAAAGAAGGTCGGCCGTCTCAAGTCCGCGCTGATCGAGGCCGGCTTCGAGGTGATCGACGAGTCCGGCCTGACCATCGACCTACCCGAGCGCGTGGAAGCCGTGCGCCCCGACGTGATCCTGATCGACACCGAATCCCCCGGCCGCGACGTCATGGAACAGGTGGTGCTGGTCAGTCGCGACCAGCCGCGCCCGATCGTGATGTTCACCGACGAGCACGATCCCGGCGTGATGCGCCAGGCGATCCAGAGCGGGGTCAGTGCCTACATCGTCGAAGGCATCCATGCCCAACGCCTGCAGCCGATTCTCGACGTAGCCATGGCCCGCTTCGAGAGCGACCAAGCTCTGCGCGCGCAATTGCAGGCGCGTGACGCGCAACTGGCCGAACGCAAGCGCGTGGAACTGGCCAAGGGCCTGCTGATGAAGATGAAGAGCTGCAACGAGGAAGAGGCCTACACCCTGATGCGCCGTCAGGCCATGAGTCGCCAGCAGAAGCTGATCCAGGTGGCCGAACAGATCATCGCCATGCACGACATGCTCGGTAGTTGA
- the alaC gene encoding alanine transaminase: MADNAKRRFARIDRLPPYVFNITAELKMAARRRGEDIIDFSMGNPDGATPPHIVEKLVQVAQREDTHGYSTSRGIPRLRRAISRWYKDRYDVEIDPESEAIVTIGSKEGLAHLMLATLDHGDTVLVPNPSYPIHIYGAVIAGAQVRSVPLVPGVDFFAELERAIRESIPKPKMMILGFPSNPTAQCVELDFFERVVTLAKQYDVLVVHDLAYADIVYDGWKAPSIMQVPGAKDIAVEFFTLSKSYNMAGWRIGFMVGNPELVSALARIKSYHDYGTFTPLQVAAIAALEGDQQCVRDIAEQYRQRRNLLVKGLHEIGWMVEKPKASMYIWAKIPEAYAHLGSLEFAKKLLAEAKVCVSPGLGFGDYGDDHVRFALIENQDRSRQALRGIKAMFRADGLLPGKPTKAE; the protein is encoded by the coding sequence ATGGCTGATAACGCCAAGCGTCGCTTTGCGCGCATCGATCGTCTGCCCCCCTACGTCTTCAACATCACCGCCGAACTGAAGATGGCTGCACGCCGTCGCGGCGAGGACATCATCGACTTTTCCATGGGCAACCCCGACGGTGCGACGCCGCCGCACATCGTCGAGAAGCTGGTGCAGGTCGCCCAGCGTGAAGACACCCATGGCTACTCCACTTCCCGCGGTATTCCGCGCCTGCGCCGCGCCATCTCGCGCTGGTACAAGGACCGCTACGACGTGGAGATCGATCCGGAAAGCGAAGCCATCGTGACCATCGGCTCCAAGGAAGGCCTGGCACACCTGATGCTGGCCACCCTGGATCATGGCGACACCGTGCTGGTCCCCAACCCCAGCTACCCGATCCACATCTACGGTGCAGTGATCGCCGGCGCTCAGGTGCGCTCCGTACCGCTGGTGCCGGGCGTGGACTTCTTCGCCGAGCTGGAACGCGCCATCCGCGAATCGATTCCCAAGCCGAAGATGATGATCCTCGGCTTCCCCTCCAACCCCACCGCCCAGTGCGTGGAGCTGGACTTCTTCGAGCGCGTGGTAACGCTCGCCAAACAGTACGACGTACTGGTGGTGCACGACCTGGCCTACGCCGACATCGTCTACGACGGTTGGAAGGCGCCGTCGATCATGCAGGTGCCGGGCGCCAAGGACATCGCGGTGGAGTTCTTCACCCTGTCCAAGAGCTACAACATGGCCGGCTGGCGCATCGGCTTCATGGTCGGCAACCCCGAACTGGTCAGCGCCTTGGCGCGGATCAAGAGCTACCACGACTACGGCACCTTCACCCCGCTGCAGGTGGCGGCCATCGCCGCGCTGGAGGGTGACCAGCAATGCGTGCGCGATATCGCCGAGCAGTACCGCCAGCGCCGCAACCTGCTGGTCAAGGGCCTGCACGAGATCGGCTGGATGGTGGAAAAGCCCAAGGCCTCGATGTACATCTGGGCCAAGATTCCCGAGGCCTACGCGCATCTGGGCTCGCTGGAGTTCGCCAAGAAGCTGCTAGCCGAGGCTAAGGTCTGCGTCTCGCCGGGCCTGGGTTTTGGTGACTATGGCGACGACCACGTGCGCTTCGCCCTGATCGAGAACCAGGATCGCAGTCGTCAGGCCTTGCGTGGCATCAAGGCGATGTTCCGCGCTGATGGCTTGCTGCCGGGCAAGCCGACCAAGGCCGAGTGA
- a CDS encoding 1-acylglycerol-3-phosphate O-acyltransferase, whose translation MLFVLRMLLMGLHFIVAGLLGLLLGLCRPFNPDNSRLCARLYSLPALRLLRLKLKTDVRPLLEHQRSCVIIANHQSNFDLYVLGRVVPERTVSIGKKSLKWVPFFGQLYWLAGNVLIDRSNAVTAKRAMLTTTETLRHRDTSIWVFPEGTRNLGRGLQPFKKGAFQMAITAGVPIIPVCVSSYAKTMRLNRWNSGSIMIRSLPAIPTAGLSLDDMPALMERCQQAMSACISSMDKELASG comes from the coding sequence ATGCTCTTCGTTTTGCGCATGCTGTTGATGGGCCTGCATTTCATCGTGGCTGGCTTGCTCGGCCTGCTGCTCGGCCTGTGCCGCCCGTTCAACCCTGACAACAGCCGCCTGTGCGCACGCCTCTATTCGCTGCCCGCCCTGCGCCTGCTGCGCCTGAAGCTCAAGACCGATGTACGCCCGCTGCTGGAACACCAGCGCTCCTGTGTGATCATCGCCAATCATCAGTCCAACTTCGATCTGTACGTGCTCGGCCGCGTGGTACCGGAGCGCACTGTGAGCATCGGCAAGAAGAGTCTCAAGTGGGTGCCCTTCTTCGGCCAGTTGTACTGGCTGGCCGGTAACGTCTTGATCGACCGCAGCAACGCAGTGACCGCCAAACGCGCGATGCTCACCACCACCGAAACCCTGCGCCATCGCGACACGTCGATCTGGGTCTTCCCGGAAGGCACGCGCAACCTTGGCCGAGGCCTGCAGCCGTTCAAGAAAGGCGCGTTTCAGATGGCGATCACGGCTGGCGTGCCGATCATTCCGGTATGCGTCAGCAGCTATGCCAAGACCATGCGCCTGAACCGCTGGAACAGTGGCAGCATCATGATTCGCTCGCTGCCGGCTATCCCGACTGCCGGCCTGAGCCTGGACGATATGCCGGCGCTGATGGAACGTTGCCAACAGGCCATGAGCGCGTGCATCAGCAGCATGGACAAGGAACTGGCCTCGGGATGA
- a CDS encoding amidotransferase, giving the protein MSLRICILETDILRPELVDQYQGYGHMFEQLFAQQPVAAQFSVYNVVEGHYPPDSEQFDAYLVTGSKADSFGSEPWIQTLKEYLLERYKRGDKLLGICFGHQLLALLLGGKAERAEQGWGVGVHSYRLQSKPEWMSPALDELQLLISHQDQVTRLPEKATLLASSDFCPIGAYHIEDQVLCFQGHPEFVHDYSRALLDLRQQHLGEQIYQQGVDSLKHSQQGNAVAEWMMRFVAQGKEAQA; this is encoded by the coding sequence ATGTCACTGCGTATTTGCATCCTGGAAACTGACATTCTCCGCCCTGAACTGGTCGATCAGTACCAGGGTTATGGCCATATGTTCGAGCAGTTGTTCGCTCAGCAGCCGGTGGCGGCGCAGTTCAGTGTCTACAACGTGGTGGAGGGGCACTATCCGCCCGATAGTGAGCAATTCGATGCTTATCTGGTGACTGGCAGCAAGGCTGACTCCTTCGGCAGTGAGCCCTGGATTCAAACGCTCAAGGAATACCTGCTGGAGCGCTACAAGCGTGGCGACAAGCTGCTGGGTATTTGCTTTGGTCACCAGCTACTGGCGTTGCTGCTGGGCGGCAAGGCCGAGCGCGCAGAGCAGGGCTGGGGCGTCGGCGTACACAGTTACCGCCTGCAGAGCAAACCCGAGTGGATGAGCCCGGCGCTGGACGAACTGCAACTGCTGATCAGTCACCAGGACCAGGTTACCCGTCTGCCGGAGAAGGCGACGCTACTGGCTTCCAGCGATTTCTGCCCGATTGGCGCCTACCATATTGAAGACCAGGTGCTGTGCTTCCAGGGGCATCCCGAGTTCGTACATGATTATTCGCGTGCGTTGCTCGACCTGCGCCAGCAGCATCTGGGTGAGCAGATCTACCAGCAGGGTGTGGACAGCCTCAAACACTCGCAGCAAGGCAATGCCGTTGCCGAGTGGATGATGCGCTTCGTGGCGCAGGGCAAGGAAGCCCAGGCCTGA
- a CDS encoding PA2485 family small membrane protein → MSTYSALASFAAASAFQTVAPVRPEQAAAVARDVRPS, encoded by the coding sequence ATGAGCACCTACTCCGCACTCGCCAGCTTCGCCGCCGCTTCCGCCTTCCAGACCGTCGCACCGGTTCGTCCCGAGCAGGCTGCCGCCGTAGCCCGCGACGTTCGTCCGAGCTGA
- a CDS encoding PepSY domain-containing protein → MQTRTLITLFAGSLLLAGNALADRPGSDWISIEDALSKARAAGYTELHKIEADNDGYWEGEGLKQDGRLHEFRIDGKSGAVIRDQLDD, encoded by the coding sequence ATGCAAACACGCACTCTGATCACCCTGTTCGCCGGCAGCCTGTTGCTTGCTGGCAACGCTCTCGCAGATCGCCCCGGCAGTGACTGGATCAGCATCGAGGACGCCCTGAGCAAGGCCCGTGCAGCCGGTTATACCGAACTGCACAAGATCGAAGCCGACAATGACGGTTACTGGGAAGGCGAAGGCCTGAAACAGGATGGCCGTCTTCACGAATTTCGTATCGACGGCAAGAGCGGTGCAGTGATTCGCGACCAGCTGGACGATTGA
- a CDS encoding antitoxin of toxin-antitoxin stability system produces MAKEAVFNLKLEPELREGFMAAAQAAHRPASQIMCDLMRDFIRQQQQAKEHDEFVQRKVAVARASVEAGRGRSNNDVEAEFAARRAKTLGH; encoded by the coding sequence ATGGCCAAAGAAGCCGTTTTCAACCTGAAGCTTGAGCCCGAGTTGCGCGAAGGCTTCATGGCTGCTGCTCAAGCTGCGCACCGGCCGGCCTCGCAAATCATGTGCGACCTTATGCGCGACTTCATTCGCCAGCAGCAACAGGCCAAAGAGCATGATGAATTCGTGCAACGCAAGGTCGCTGTTGCCAGGGCATCGGTAGAAGCGGGTCGCGGGCGATCCAATAACGATGTCGAGGCGGAATTTGCCGCTCGACGTGCTAAGACCTTGGGTCACTGA
- a CDS encoding phosphoribosylaminoimidazolesuccinocarboxamide synthase, with the protein MSTPTTLSLKKIYSGKVRDLYEIDDKRMLMVATDRLSAFDVILEQPIPEKGKILTAISNFWFDKLADVVPNHFTGDKVEDVVSAAELPLVEGRAVVAKRLKPVAVEAIVRGYIVGSGWKEYQKSGTVCGIALPAGLKEAAKLPQPIFTPSTKAAVGDHDENISFAQCEAIIGAELAAQVRDTAIKLYTTAVEYAATRGIIIADTKFEFGLDEDGTLTLMDEVLTPDSSRFWPADSYVEGSNPPSFDKQFVRDWLESTGWNKQPPAPAVPADVAQKTADKYREALTRLTE; encoded by the coding sequence ATGAGCACACCCACCACCCTGAGCCTGAAGAAGATCTACTCGGGCAAGGTTCGCGACCTCTACGAAATCGACGACAAGCGCATGCTGATGGTGGCCACCGATCGTCTGTCGGCTTTCGACGTTATCCTCGAACAGCCGATTCCGGAGAAGGGCAAGATCCTCACCGCCATTTCCAACTTCTGGTTCGACAAGCTTGCTGATGTGGTGCCCAACCACTTCACCGGTGACAAGGTTGAGGACGTCGTCTCTGCCGCCGAGCTGCCGCTGGTCGAAGGCCGTGCGGTCGTTGCCAAGCGCCTCAAGCCCGTCGCTGTCGAAGCCATCGTGCGTGGCTACATCGTCGGCTCCGGCTGGAAGGAATACCAGAAGAGCGGCACCGTCTGCGGCATCGCCCTGCCGGCCGGCCTGAAGGAAGCGGCCAAGCTGCCGCAACCGATCTTCACCCCCTCGACCAAGGCCGCCGTGGGTGATCACGACGAGAACATCAGCTTCGCGCAGTGCGAAGCCATCATCGGTGCCGAACTGGCCGCCCAGGTGCGTGACACCGCTATCAAGCTGTACACCACGGCTGTGGAATACGCGGCCACACGCGGCATCATCATCGCCGACACCAAGTTCGAATTCGGTTTGGACGAAGACGGCACTCTGACCCTCATGGACGAAGTGCTGACCCCCGACTCCAGTCGCTTCTGGCCGGCCGACAGCTACGTCGAAGGCAGTAACCCGCCGAGCTTCGACAAACAGTTCGTGCGCGACTGGCTGGAGTCCACCGGCTGGAACAAACAGCCTCCGGCCCCGGCCGTACCAGCAGACGTGGCGCAGAAAACCGCCGACAAGTACCGCGAAGCGCTGACCCGTCTGACTGAATAG
- the bamC gene encoding outer membrane protein assembly factor BamC produces the protein MKRLAGFSALALIVSSTSGCGWLWGENGYFRDRGSDYLEARQTAPMQLPADVQAKRLDPLLPVPAQVASSTATPAAFEVPRPQGLQVRADEREFSLQRSGDSRWVVAQRVPAEVWPLARQFFEDNGFRIANERPQVGEFITTWQRFDELSSGMARSLSSRVSDVAADTETRVRVRIEPGVQRNTSEVFVTSAVRNAGSSADVDFVAGSGNANLEAALLDEMLVSMARGVEQGGSVSLLAARDFDAPSRVSLSEDGNGNPVLNLGADFDRAWSGVGRSLELGDVRVDDLNRSLGLYYINLAEGAQVNEEKPGFFGRIFGSAPSKEEIEARAERYQVRLTPVGDGVQVTVEKDLNTVAPADVSRRVLSLIQDNLG, from the coding sequence ATGAAGCGACTGGCCGGATTCTCCGCCCTTGCTCTGATCGTCTCCAGCACCAGCGGTTGCGGCTGGCTCTGGGGTGAAAATGGCTACTTCCGTGATCGCGGCAGCGACTACCTGGAAGCGCGCCAGACTGCACCGATGCAATTGCCGGCTGACGTCCAGGCCAAACGCCTCGATCCGCTGCTGCCGGTGCCGGCTCAAGTGGCCAGCAGCACCGCGACTCCGGCCGCGTTCGAAGTGCCACGCCCGCAGGGGCTGCAGGTGCGTGCCGATGAGCGTGAGTTCAGCCTGCAACGCAGCGGTGATTCGCGTTGGGTAGTGGCACAGCGTGTACCGGCCGAAGTTTGGCCGCTGGCGCGCCAGTTCTTCGAAGACAATGGTTTCCGTATTGCCAACGAGCGCCCGCAGGTCGGTGAGTTCATCACCACCTGGCAGCGTTTCGACGAACTGTCGTCTGGCATGGCGCGCAGCCTGAGCAGCCGCGTCAGCGATGTTGCAGCGGATACCGAAACCCGCGTGCGCGTGCGCATCGAGCCGGGCGTACAGCGCAACACCAGTGAAGTGTTCGTCACCAGCGCCGTGCGTAACGCCGGCAGCAGCGCCGATGTCGACTTCGTGGCCGGCAGCGGTAACGCCAACCTTGAAGCTGCACTGCTCGACGAAATGCTGGTGAGCATGGCACGTGGCGTGGAGCAGGGCGGTTCCGTATCGCTGCTCGCCGCGCGCGACTTCGATGCCCCCAGCCGCGTCAGCCTGAGCGAAGACGGCAATGGCAACCCGGTACTCAACCTTGGTGCCGATTTCGACCGCGCCTGGTCCGGTGTTGGCCGCTCGCTCGAACTGGGCGACGTTCGTGTCGATGACCTCAACCGCAGCCTCGGCCTGTACTACATCAACCTGGCCGAAGGCGCTCAGGTCAATGAAGAGAAGCCCGGTTTCTTCGGTCGCATATTCGGCAGTGCGCCGAGCAAGGAAGAGATCGAAGCCCGCGCCGAGCGCTATCAGGTGCGCCTGACCCCGGTTGGCGATGGTGTACAGGTTACCGTGGAAAAAGACCTCAACACCGTTGCCCCGGCCGATGTGTCGCGCCGCGTGCTAAGCTTGATCCAAGACAACCTGGGCTGA